The Calypte anna isolate BGI_N300 chromosome 23, bCalAnn1_v1.p, whole genome shotgun sequence genome contains the following window.
CGATGGGGGGAGGCCCGCAGGGCCCGGGCGGCCCGCCGGGCGGAGGTCCGAAGCCCGAGCCTCCGAAGCCGCCCGCGTCGACCTCCGCTCCGCCTTCTTCGTCCTCTTCATCATCCGCCACCACGGCGGGGCCCGCCGGCAGCCAGGCCGGCCCTGGAGCGCCTCCGACGTCCGCGTTGCCTGCGGGGCAGCCGTCGCAGCAGCAGACCCCGGTGTCGGCGCCTTCCTCCACTCCCTCCGGCCCCGCGGGGCAGCCGCAGCCCAAGCCAAGCCCCAGCCCCACCCCAGCCGGCGGCCCTAAGAAAGGACAAGGACAGTCGCCCGGCGGCGGGCCCAAGGGACCGGGCGGCCCTCAGCAGGGGCCCGGAGGGCCGCACAAAGGCGGGCCGGGGCACCGCGGCGGACCGGGCGGAGAGCCGCGCGGCCGCGGTCAGCAGCACCCGGGACAACAGAGCCTCTCGGCGCAGCAGGGCTcggccggcggcggcggcgagaAGCTCTCGGACGAGGTGAGTCAcggccccccccccccctcctcctcctcctcctcctcctccctcagccACAAGATGGCGGCGGCTCCGTCAGGGCACGGCGGCTCCGCGCGCTCCCGCCGCCATCTTGAGGGGAGGAGCGCGAGTGGGGGGCCCGGGAGAGCGCAGGGGGCGGCGGCGGCCTCAGGGGAGACCCCGCGGAGACCCCCGCGTCCGCGGAGTGTTCCCTGGGGGCTGTGGCAGCCTGGGGGTAGCGTTGCGATATCACAGAGGTGCCCCGGGTATCCCGCGGTGCAGGAGGTGGGACTGGAGGCAGTGATGGCTCGAACTTGGTTTGCTTCTTTGTAGGGATTTAAAGCAAACCTCTCTCTTCTGAGGCGACCCGGGGAGAAGACTTATACGCAGCGTTGCCGGTTATTTGTTGGGAATTTGCCTGCTGATATAACAGACGAAGACTTTAAAAGACTGTTCGCCAAGTATGGGGAGCCGGGAGAGGTTTTTATCAACAAGGGGAAAGGCTTTGGATTCATTAAATTGGTAGGCTTTCGTACTGTACGTCAATCcctttgattttcagaaaatagtTAGTTACATCTTGGTTTTCTAAAACTGGATCTTAAACTTTCCCCAGGAATCCAGAGCTCTTGCAGAAATTGCGAAGGCAGAACTGGATGATACCCCCATGAGGGGTCGACAGCTTCGTGTTCGGTTTGCCAcacatgctgctgctctttcagtGCGTAATCTTTCACCCTATGTGTCTAACGAGTTGCTGGAGGAAGCTTTTTCCCAGTTCGGTCCGGTGGAAAGAGCTGTTGTGATTGTAGACGATCGAGGTAGATCAACAGGAAAAGGCATTGTTGAATTTGCATCAAAGCCGGCTGCAAGAAAA
Protein-coding sequences here:
- the SFPQ gene encoding splicing factor, proline- and glutamine-rich isoform X2, which codes for MSRDRFRSRGGGGGGFHRRGGGGGRGGPNHDFRSPPPGMGMGQNRGPMGGGPQGPGGPPGGGPKPEPPKPPASTSAPPSSSSSSSATTAGPAGSQAGPGAPPTSALPAGQPSQQQTPVSAPSSTPSGPAGQPQPKPSPSPTPAGGPKKGQGQSPGGGPKGPGGPQQGPGGPHKGGPGHRGGPGGEPRGRGQQHPGQQSLSAQQGSAGGGGEKLSDEGFKANLSLLRRPGEKTYTQRCRLFVGNLPADITDEDFKRLFAKYGEPGEVFINKGKGFGFIKLESRALAEIAKAELDDTPMRGRQLRVRFATHAAALSVRNLSPYVSNELLEEAFSQFGPVERAVVIVDDRGRSTGKGIVEFASKPAARKAFERCTEGVFLLTTTPRPVIVEPLEQLDDEDGLPEKLAQKNPMYQKERETPPRFAQPGSFEFEYSQRWKSLDEMEKQQREQVAKNMKDAKDKLESEMEDAYHEHQANLLRQDLMRRQEELRRMEELHNQEMQKRKEIQLRQEEERRRREEEMMIRQREMEEQMRRQREENYSRMGYMDPRERDMRMGGATTMNMGDPYASAAQKFPPLGGGGGIGYEANPGVGQAAMSGSMMGSDMVKMKAE
- the SFPQ gene encoding splicing factor, proline- and glutamine-rich isoform X3, whose protein sequence is MSRDRFRSRGGGGGGFHRRGGGGGRGGPNHDFRSPPPGMGMGQNRGPMGGGPQGPGGPPGGGPKPEPPKPPASTSAPPSSSSSSSATTAGPAGSQAGPGAPPTSALPAGQPSQQQTPVSAPSSTPSGPAGQPQPKPSPSPTPAGGPKKGQGQSPGGGPKGPGGPQQGPGGPHKGGPGHRGGPGGEPRGRGQQHPGQQSLSAQQGSAGGGGEKLSDEGFKANLSLLRRPGEKTYTQRCRLFVGNLPADITDEDFKRLFAKYGEPGEVFINKGKGFGFIKLESRALAEIAKAELDDTPMRGRQLRVRFATHAAALSVRNLSPYVSNELLEEAFSQFGPVERAVVIVDDRGRSTGKGIVEFASKPAARKAFERCTEGVFLLTTTPRPVIVEPLEQLDDEDGLPEKLAQKNPMYQKERETPPRFAQPGSFEFEYSQRWKSLDEMEKQQREQVAKNMKDAKDKLESEMEDAYHEHQANLLRQDLMRRQEELRRMEELHNQEMQKRKEIQLRVSSLLWCDHLVPFKLLMQVLVLSVGV